From Patescibacteria group bacterium, a single genomic window includes:
- the frr gene encoding ribosome recycling factor — MQINDFKGDFEKAVEFLKNDISGLRTGRASSAIVEDVMVEAYGTKQTLKSVASINIPDSKTVNIDPWDKALLAAVEKGIRDSGLGLNPVNTGSQIRLFLPELTTERRQELIKVLHQKLEAARISIRKNREDVKEMIKAAEDGGEIGEDEKYRLQEELEKMVGEYNEKVKEIGEKKEAEINAI; from the coding sequence ATGCAAATAAATGATTTTAAAGGGGACTTTGAGAAGGCGGTTGAATTTCTGAAAAATGATATTTCCGGTCTGCGCACCGGCCGGGCGTCTTCGGCGATTGTTGAAGACGTCATGGTTGAGGCCTATGGCACCAAACAGACGCTCAAATCCGTGGCGTCCATAAACATTCCCGATTCCAAAACCGTAAACATTGACCCTTGGGACAAGGCGCTTTTGGCGGCAGTGGAAAAAGGCATCCGCGATTCCGGGCTGGGGTTAAATCCGGTCAATACCGGCAGTCAAATCAGGTTATTTTTACCGGAACTGACCACTGAACGCCGGCAGGAACTTATAAAAGTTTTACACCAAAAATTAGAAGCCGCCCGCATTTCCATACGTAAAAACAGGGAAGACGTGAAAGAAATGATTAAGGCCGCCGAAGACGGCGGTGAAATCGGCGAGGATGAAAAGTACCGCCTGCAGGAAGAGTTGGAAAAAATGGTGGGAGAATATAATGAAAAAGTTAAAGAAATTGGAGAAAAGAAAGAAGCGGAAATAAATGCGATATAA